In Methanosarcina barkeri MS, a single window of DNA contains:
- a CDS encoding energy-coupling factor transporter ATPase, whose amino-acid sequence MIKLEKVSYSYPDGTLALENINLVIKKGEFIGVIGKNGSGKSTLALQLSGLLKPQAGRVMISGIDTRDPSKLPGIRKLVGIVFQNPETQFVGRTVEEDLAFGPENLCLPPVEIRKCVDMALAETGLEKYRHRSPKTLSGGQGQCVALAGILAMRPECLIFDEVTSMLDPGSGITILETIKKLHRKGKTIVYITHNLEELHDADRVIVMEKGKIRLEGKPESIFSDASLKTLGLALPSLIELAENLKMHGIVIPWKKTSSPQSFAEEICRLFLKT is encoded by the coding sequence ATGATCAAGCTTGAAAAAGTGAGTTACAGTTATCCTGATGGTACCCTTGCGCTTGAGAATATAAATCTGGTTATAAAAAAAGGGGAATTCATAGGGGTAATAGGAAAAAACGGCAGTGGAAAATCCACACTTGCCCTTCAACTAAGCGGACTCCTGAAACCACAGGCTGGCAGGGTAATGATAAGTGGAATTGACACACGTGATCCCTCAAAACTTCCGGGAATCAGGAAGCTCGTAGGTATCGTGTTCCAGAATCCTGAAACTCAATTTGTAGGTCGGACTGTCGAAGAAGATCTGGCTTTCGGCCCAGAGAATCTTTGCCTCCCCCCTGTGGAAATCCGAAAGTGTGTTGATATGGCACTTGCCGAAACCGGGCTTGAGAAGTACAGACACCGTTCTCCGAAAACCCTGAGTGGAGGACAGGGGCAGTGTGTAGCTCTGGCAGGAATTCTTGCAATGAGGCCTGAATGCCTTATCTTTGATGAGGTAACCTCCATGCTTGACCCTGGGTCCGGAATAACCATTCTAGAAACTATAAAAAAACTGCACAGGAAGGGAAAAACCATTGTATATATCACTCACAATCTCGAAGAACTTCATGACGCAGACAGAGTCATTGTCATGGAAAAAGGGAAAATAAGGCTTGAAGGCAAACCGGAAAGCATTTTTTCCGATGCTTCCCTCAAGACCCTTGGGCTTGCCCTGCCTTCCCTTATTGAGCTGGCCGAGAACCTGAAAATGCACGGAATCGTAATTCCCTGGAAAAAAACCTCTTCTCCACAGAGCTTTGCAGAGGAAATATGCCGATTATTCTTGAAAACGTAA